A single genomic interval of Flavobacteriales bacterium harbors:
- a CDS encoding T9SS type A sorting domain-containing protein, with amino-acid sequence MGQTIDTDGDPVGDLLYYSEGHPVTVWIHETPAMTFSFRDQDTLYSVRMDFVGEGVDPGAVLSVIKETTDLSNYYLAHTGAGVEGVPAAGALWRQDLYPRISIQHYAGAYGPKMAFVMEPGAEPAQIQMLFSGQDSLAIDWQGAVRAYVGERFLRLEEAFAYQVINGSVVPVSWSPNYDLVNGGAQVFFEFGTYDDNHPLIFQIGPPPPLGGGGATSDWRTLLGSATGVGGDDSWGNAAVAAPDGDLLIAGNTIDQVFPANTGTVIHQGVWDIYYGRFDYAPGDPAFDARRIYTTYFGGTGSDKPIVAHYASDDHLYIGGWSNSSNIDIEPDIDPADGSYWQNTLKGTTDGLLIKADPTSGLLVRSTYFGGEGDEMFTAATEDVFGDLYFGGASSTATGTASGTCTAVATGLPLCDPGGTAYHQTSNAGGTDLFLLKLDPDFSMLNSTFYGGAADDLLFDMAYYQDPVGFNDRIIAVGRTDGSIPQGDPGAFWLPGVADSTGFILTYKTSGALAWTTNLHGLERLEAAAVQPGTDRLVVMGTTHDTETTPVQTVDTCAAVGGALSICDPGAGAYQDAVVEYTDQYFAEFDVLSGQLFWSTTHGGTIREDADHTALLEYDMRQYHPFLIRRFCDLVLDEEGTLFALGIAMQTGDTSLAPNIDHPTLAAFGFYNQPWRTDAGRLQTEVLLSCFDAQRQRVWATTFGAYFELIEDYLTDKGWRPVACDWGHDLALVPGEALYWAGSSGGVAFDDACPYPGVSWCEPSLTFGDPGDISHGFAARMNLQGITIGVPEETATDPQELTCHPNPTHDRVLLSTAGRPLSMAVVDVFDGRGTLVLRTRTSASGELRVDQLAPGLYSIVQRTADRSLSVRIIKR; translated from the coding sequence ATGGGCCAGACCATCGACACTGATGGTGATCCCGTAGGCGACCTGCTGTACTATTCAGAGGGCCATCCCGTTACGGTATGGATCCATGAGACACCCGCCATGACCTTCTCCTTCCGGGACCAGGACACCCTGTACAGCGTGCGCATGGACTTCGTAGGCGAAGGGGTGGACCCCGGCGCGGTGCTGAGCGTGATCAAGGAGACCACCGACCTGAGCAACTACTACCTGGCCCATACGGGCGCGGGGGTGGAGGGTGTGCCGGCCGCCGGGGCCCTCTGGCGCCAGGACCTGTATCCGCGCATCAGCATACAGCATTATGCAGGTGCCTACGGCCCCAAGATGGCCTTCGTGATGGAGCCGGGTGCCGAACCGGCCCAGATCCAGATGCTCTTCAGCGGGCAGGACAGCCTGGCGATCGACTGGCAGGGGGCGGTGCGCGCCTATGTGGGCGAGCGCTTCCTGCGGCTGGAGGAGGCCTTCGCCTACCAGGTGATCAACGGCAGCGTGGTGCCGGTAAGCTGGTCGCCCAACTACGACCTGGTGAACGGCGGCGCCCAGGTCTTCTTCGAGTTCGGCACCTACGATGACAACCATCCGTTGATCTTCCAGATCGGCCCGCCACCCCCACTCGGCGGCGGTGGCGCCACTTCGGACTGGCGCACCCTGCTGGGCAGTGCCACCGGTGTGGGTGGCGACGACTCCTGGGGCAACGCTGCCGTGGCCGCGCCCGATGGTGACCTGCTCATCGCCGGCAACACCATCGACCAGGTGTTCCCCGCCAACACCGGTACGGTCATCCATCAAGGCGTGTGGGACATCTACTACGGTCGCTTCGACTATGCCCCCGGGGACCCAGCCTTCGATGCCAGACGTATCTACACCACCTACTTCGGGGGCACGGGCTCGGATAAACCGATCGTGGCGCACTACGCCAGCGATGACCACCTTTACATAGGTGGGTGGTCCAATAGTTCGAACATCGACATCGAACCTGACATTGATCCTGCGGATGGATCATACTGGCAGAACACGCTTAAAGGAACAACGGACGGGCTGTTGATCAAAGCGGATCCCACCAGCGGTTTGCTGGTCCGCAGCACCTATTTCGGCGGTGAGGGCGATGAGATGTTCACGGCCGCAACGGAGGATGTGTTCGGCGACCTGTACTTCGGCGGGGCCAGCAGCACGGCCACGGGCACGGCCAGCGGCACCTGCACGGCCGTGGCCACGGGCTTGCCCTTGTGCGACCCGGGCGGCACGGCCTACCACCAAACGAGCAACGCCGGTGGCACCGACCTCTTCCTCCTGAAGCTGGACCCGGACTTCAGCATGCTGAACTCCACCTTCTACGGGGGTGCAGCGGACGACCTGCTCTTTGACATGGCCTACTATCAGGACCCCGTGGGCTTCAACGACCGGATCATCGCCGTGGGCCGCACGGACGGCAGCATCCCCCAAGGGGATCCGGGGGCCTTCTGGCTGCCCGGCGTGGCGGACAGCACCGGCTTCATCCTCACCTACAAGACATCGGGAGCCCTGGCCTGGACCACCAACCTGCACGGCCTGGAACGCCTGGAGGCCGCCGCGGTGCAACCTGGTACTGACCGCTTGGTGGTGATGGGCACCACGCACGACACGGAGACCACGCCTGTGCAGACCGTGGACACGTGCGCGGCGGTGGGCGGCGCGCTCTCCATCTGCGACCCCGGCGCGGGCGCCTACCAAGATGCCGTGGTGGAGTACACCGACCAGTATTTCGCGGAGTTCGATGTCCTCAGCGGCCAGTTGTTCTGGTCCACCACCCACGGCGGCACCATCCGCGAGGATGCCGACCATACCGCCCTGCTGGAGTACGACATGCGCCAGTACCATCCCTTCCTCATCCGCCGCTTCTGCGACCTGGTGCTGGATGAGGAGGGCACCTTGTTCGCCTTGGGCATCGCCATGCAGACCGGCGATACATCGTTGGCGCCCAACATCGACCACCCCACCCTGGCGGCCTTCGGGTTCTACAACCAACCCTGGCGCACGGATGCCGGCCGCTTGCAGACCGAGGTGCTGCTGAGCTGTTTCGACGCGCAACGCCAGCGCGTGTGGGCCACCACCTTCGGGGCGTACTTCGAGCTCATTGAAGACTACCTCACCGACAAAGGTTGGCGGCCCGTGGCCTGTGATTGGGGGCATGACCTGGCCCTTGTGCCCGGCGAAGCCTTGTATTGGGCCGGCAGTTCAGGCGGTGTGGCCTTCGATGACGCCTGCCCCTATCCGGGGGTGTCCTGGTGCGAACCCAGCTTGACCTTCGGCGATCCGGGCGACATCAGCCACGGCTTCGCCGCCCGCATGAACCTGCAGGGGATCACCATCGGTGTGCCTGAGGAGACCGCAACCGACCCTCAGGAACTAACGTGCCATCCGAATCCCACCCACGATCGTGTGCTACTCAGCACGGCCGGGCGTCCTCTATCCATGGCTGTGGTGGACGTCTTTGATGGTCGCGGCACCTTGGTCCTACGCACGCGGACAAGTGCTTCAGGGGAGCTGCGGGTTGATCAGCTGGCTCCCGGCCTCTACAGTATTGTGCAACGCACAGCCGATCGCTCGTTGTCGGTCCGGATCATCAAGCGCTGA
- a CDS encoding T9SS type A sorting domain-containing protein gives MFTDTATDALYIGGNFWRTSDGSVISPGILRWDGSTMMPLGCGLHSGAWDCVSPIFGGGIVYAITRHQGALFAAGTFNHSGTVQTKFVARWDGTSWQPLQNGLSGPVYSLRSYPDGLYAAGWFEYANDTLEVNGLARWDGSTWHNVHDLPRLNPNDINRINDLAYYQGELYIGGELAGTNGRLDIAKWDGTAWVDVDGGFLGVFSTVNKFAVHDGLLYIAGSFANYPPYGHPDNPGSGIVTWDGSTWDDLAGGTSGSSNATVTRMVWLRDTLHVVGLFGRIGGVPTGRIARWDGQQWCSLVPLDYFYPDIGPIGVFRDTLYVGGSFTVAGPDSINRVAKWVAGSYVDSCQVFVGVGPEHTDPQGTGGLSLHPNPSEDAVSLSRGGRPQPDVPYVVHDALGRLVVSGRTDAASTLDVRYLVPGAYAVTVLNSQGAVLGQGRMIKR, from the coding sequence ATGTTCACCGATACGGCCACGGATGCCCTCTACATCGGTGGCAACTTCTGGCGCACATCAGATGGTTCGGTCATCAGTCCGGGCATCCTTCGCTGGGATGGTTCGACAATGATGCCGTTGGGCTGCGGTCTTCATTCCGGGGCATGGGATTGCGTGTCACCCATCTTTGGCGGTGGCATCGTGTACGCGATCACCAGGCACCAAGGGGCCTTGTTCGCAGCAGGAACCTTCAATCACTCGGGGACCGTGCAAACGAAGTTCGTTGCCCGTTGGGACGGCACATCCTGGCAACCCCTCCAGAACGGCCTTAGCGGCCCGGTGTACAGTTTGCGTTCCTATCCGGACGGACTTTATGCGGCCGGATGGTTCGAGTACGCCAACGACACCCTGGAGGTGAACGGCCTGGCGCGCTGGGATGGCAGTACCTGGCATAACGTACACGACCTGCCCAGGCTGAACCCCAACGACATCAACCGCATCAACGACCTGGCCTACTACCAAGGGGAACTCTACATCGGTGGGGAGCTCGCAGGCACCAACGGCCGGCTGGACATCGCCAAATGGGATGGCACGGCCTGGGTGGATGTGGACGGCGGCTTCCTCGGTGTCTTCAGCACGGTGAACAAGTTCGCGGTACACGACGGGCTGCTGTACATCGCGGGCTCCTTCGCCAACTACCCGCCCTACGGCCACCCGGACAATCCGGGCAGCGGCATCGTCACCTGGGATGGCAGCACCTGGGACGACCTGGCCGGGGGCACCTCGGGGTCCAGCAACGCCACCGTCACCCGCATGGTGTGGCTGCGGGACACCTTGCATGTGGTGGGCCTGTTCGGCCGCATCGGCGGGGTGCCCACCGGCCGCATCGCGCGCTGGGACGGCCAGCAGTGGTGCAGCCTGGTGCCGCTGGATTACTTCTACCCGGACATCGGCCCCATCGGCGTGTTCCGCGACACCTTGTACGTGGGCGGTTCCTTCACGGTGGCCGGTCCGGACAGCATCAACCGCGTGGCCAAGTGGGTGGCGGGCAGCTATGTGGACAGTTGCCAGGTGTTCGTGGGCGTGGGGCCGGAGCACACAGATCCGCAGGGAACAGGCGGGCTTTCGCTCCACCCCAATCCGTCTGAAGACGCGGTGTCCCTTTCACGGGGTGGCCGGCCTCAGCCCGATGTTCCCTACGTGGTACACGATGCGCTCGGGCGCCTTGTGGTCAGCGGCCGAACGGACGCGGCGTCCACCCTGGATGTGCGCTACCTGGTCCCAGGGGCGTATGCGGTTACGGTGTTGAACAGCCAAGGCGCGGTGCTCGGCCAGGGGCGCATGATCAAGCGCTGA
- a CDS encoding DMT family transporter has protein sequence MSPRTRAHLALFAVNLIYGANYAVAKGLMPGVIGPSGFILVRVLGAVALFWLLRLLRPERVAWSDAPRLVLCAVFGVALNQLCFFHGLMRTSPLHASLIMVAAPILVLVFAAVLIGERVTWGKAVGIALGATGATVLLVLGAGGADVGATLAGDGFILVNAASFALYLVLVKPLMRTYTAVTVMAWSFAIGTVLVLPFGVADVATVLWTTLGAGIWWAIAFVVVGVTFVAYLLNTWALRVVDPGVVGTYIYLQPVMAVAFAWVYAVGGIAPAGALAPPEIRPVHGLCAALIFLGVHLVNRADRRA, from the coding sequence ATGTCCCCCCGTACGCGCGCCCACCTCGCCCTCTTTGCTGTGAACCTCATCTATGGGGCCAACTACGCGGTGGCCAAGGGCTTGATGCCCGGGGTCATCGGTCCGTCCGGCTTCATCCTGGTGCGGGTGCTGGGCGCGGTGGCGCTGTTCTGGCTGCTGCGGCTGCTGCGCCCCGAGCGCGTGGCATGGAGCGATGCGCCCCGCCTGGTGCTGTGCGCGGTCTTCGGTGTGGCGCTCAATCAGCTCTGCTTCTTCCATGGCCTGATGCGCACAAGCCCGCTGCACGCCAGCCTCATCATGGTGGCCGCGCCCATCCTGGTGCTGGTGTTCGCCGCGGTGCTCATCGGCGAACGGGTCACCTGGGGCAAGGCCGTGGGCATCGCCCTGGGCGCCACTGGGGCCACCGTGCTGCTGGTGCTGGGGGCCGGGGGCGCCGATGTGGGGGCCACGCTGGCGGGCGACGGCTTCATCCTGGTGAACGCGGCCTCCTTCGCGCTGTACCTCGTGCTGGTGAAGCCGCTGATGCGCACCTACACCGCCGTCACGGTCATGGCCTGGAGCTTCGCCATCGGCACGGTGCTGGTGCTGCCCTTCGGCGTGGCAGATGTGGCCACCGTGCTCTGGACGACGTTGGGTGCCGGCATCTGGTGGGCCATCGCTTTCGTGGTGGTGGGCGTCACCTTCGTGGCCTACCTGCTGAACACCTGGGCCCTGCGCGTGGTGGACCCCGGCGTGGTGGGCACCTACATCTACCTGCAGCCCGTGATGGCGGTGGCCTTCGCGTGGGTGTACGCGGTGGGCGGCATCGCTCCGGCGGGTGCGCTCGCGCCACCGGAGATCCGGCCCGTGCACGGGCTCTGCGCGGCGCTCATCTTCCTGGGCGTGCACCTGGTGAACCGCGCGGACCGTCGCGCGTGA
- a CDS encoding YicC family protein produces the protein MLRSMTGFGRAEGPVGERKASVELRSLNSKQLDLLMKLPAAHREREAELRAWLAERVVRGKVELFVNIDAVRAVDRSALDAPTIKAQYEQLKALADAVAPGHTTDLLGIVLRQAEQQKPTEEPTDPAEWEALLALVQQATAAFTTYRTEEGARLMDDLRSTVARVEALLAEVEALDAGRTDRVRDRLRSKVEELGTTVDRNRFEQELVYYLEKFDINEEKVRLKAHCAYFLETLAAPDQQGRKLGFIAQEMGREMNTIGSKANDAAMQKLVVRMKDDLEKIKEQLLNVL, from the coding sequence ATGCTGCGATCGATGACCGGCTTCGGCCGGGCGGAAGGCCCGGTGGGCGAACGCAAGGCGAGCGTGGAGCTGCGGTCGCTCAACAGCAAGCAGCTGGACCTGCTGATGAAGCTGCCCGCCGCGCACCGCGAACGGGAGGCCGAGCTGCGCGCGTGGCTCGCCGAGCGGGTGGTGCGGGGCAAGGTGGAGCTCTTCGTGAACATCGACGCCGTGCGCGCGGTCGACCGGTCGGCGCTGGACGCCCCGACGATCAAGGCGCAATACGAACAGCTGAAGGCCCTGGCCGATGCGGTGGCCCCGGGGCACACGACCGACCTCCTGGGCATCGTGCTCCGGCAGGCCGAACAGCAGAAGCCCACGGAAGAGCCCACGGACCCGGCCGAGTGGGAGGCCCTGCTGGCCCTGGTCCAGCAGGCCACGGCGGCCTTCACCACCTACCGCACCGAGGAAGGCGCCCGCCTGATGGACGACCTGCGGTCCACCGTGGCGCGCGTGGAAGCGCTGCTGGCCGAGGTGGAGGCCTTGGACGCGGGACGAACCGACCGCGTGCGCGACCGGTTGCGGAGCAAGGTGGAGGAGCTGGGCACCACGGTGGACCGGAACCGCTTCGAGCAGGAGCTGGTCTACTACCTGGAGAAGTTCGACATCAACGAGGAGAAGGTGCGCCTGAAGGCCCACTGCGCCTACTTCCTGGAGACCCTTGCCGCCCCGGACCAGCAGGGGCGCAAGCTGGGCTTCATCGCCCAGGAGATGGGCCGCGAGATGAACACCATCGGCTCCAAGGCCAACGATGCGGCCATGCAGAAGCTGGTGGTGCGCATGAAGGACGACCTGGAGAAGATCAAGGAGCAACTCCTGAACGTGCTGTGA
- the gmk gene encoding guanylate kinase, whose amino-acid sequence MKAEGKCVICSAPSGAGKTTLVRHLLDRVPTLAFSISATSRPRRANEVDGVDYHFLSPEAFRERIAQDAFVEWEEVYPGRYYGTLRSEVERLWAEGRHIVFDVDVVGGLNLKARFGERALALFIQPPSLEVLAERLARRGTETAETLKVRVDKAAEELKAAPRFDAVVVNDDLDRACREAVDRVRSFLER is encoded by the coding sequence GTGAAGGCGGAAGGCAAATGCGTGATCTGCTCGGCGCCCTCTGGCGCTGGCAAGACCACCCTGGTGCGTCATCTGCTGGATCGGGTGCCCACGCTGGCCTTCTCCATCTCGGCCACGAGCCGACCGCGCCGCGCCAACGAGGTGGACGGGGTGGACTACCACTTCCTGAGCCCGGAGGCCTTCCGTGAGCGCATCGCGCAGGACGCCTTCGTGGAGTGGGAGGAGGTGTATCCGGGCCGGTACTACGGCACGTTGCGCAGCGAGGTGGAACGGCTGTGGGCGGAAGGACGGCACATCGTCTTCGACGTGGACGTGGTGGGCGGGCTGAACCTCAAGGCGCGGTTCGGCGAACGCGCGCTGGCCCTCTTCATCCAGCCGCCATCGCTTGAGGTGCTCGCGGAGCGCCTGGCCCGGCGTGGCACGGAGACGGCGGAGACCTTGAAGGTGCGGGTGGACAAGGCCGCCGAAGAGCTCAAGGCCGCTCCGCGGTTCGATGCCGTGGTGGTGAACGACGACCTGGACCGGGCCTGCAGGGAGGCGGTGGACCGGGTCCGCAGCTTTCTGGAGCGATGA
- the nadD gene encoding nicotinate (nicotinamide) nucleotide adenylyltransferase → MTIACLFGTFDPPHRGHVHIARRVLQVPGIDRVWLVVTPRNPFKLDRVISADADRMAMVRLAVQGLRGVEASDAELGLPPPNYTADTLQVFRTRWPEHRFALVIGSDNLAQLHRWKAPETILANHPVLVYPRPGVELQQGLSGLADHARITLLEGPVMEVSSTRIRTAIREGRDPGPDLDPAVYAHIAERKLYRD, encoded by the coding sequence ATGACCATCGCCTGCCTCTTCGGCACCTTCGATCCGCCGCACCGGGGCCACGTGCACATCGCCCGGCGCGTGCTGCAGGTGCCGGGGATCGATCGCGTGTGGCTGGTGGTGACCCCGCGCAACCCCTTCAAACTGGACCGCGTCATCAGTGCCGATGCGGACCGCATGGCCATGGTGCGCCTGGCGGTTCAGGGGCTGCGCGGCGTGGAGGCCAGCGATGCCGAGCTGGGGCTGCCCCCGCCCAACTACACCGCGGATACGCTGCAGGTGTTCCGAACCCGCTGGCCGGAACATCGGTTCGCGCTGGTGATCGGCAGCGACAACCTCGCGCAGTTGCATCGGTGGAAGGCCCCGGAGACCATTCTGGCGAACCACCCTGTGCTGGTGTACCCGCGGCCCGGTGTCGAGCTTCAACAGGGGCTGTCGGGCCTGGCCGATCACGCTCGCATCACGCTGCTGGAGGGGCCGGTGATGGAGGTGAGCAGCACGCGCATCCGAACGGCCATCCGGGAAGGCCGCGATCCGGGACCTGACCTGGACCCGGCGGTGTACGCTCACATCGCCGAACGGAAGCTCTACAGGGACTGA
- a CDS encoding uridine kinase, with the protein MHRGAYLVGIAGGSGSGKTSLVRALRDRLPNGSLCLISQDDYYRPKHEQALDANGRVNFDLPTAIDLDALVRDVQLLVAGDTLVRTEYTFNQEGREPRRIEIAPAPVIVVEGLFVLHHEPLRELFDLRVFVEARLDTQLRRRLERDRVERGYGAEEVLYQWEHHVLPAYRNYLEPYRHHCDLHVVNEQALTRSLEVLGDHLHKAAERVAPLTLQSL; encoded by the coding sequence ATGCACAGGGGCGCCTACCTGGTGGGCATCGCGGGCGGCAGTGGCTCGGGCAAGACCAGCCTGGTGCGCGCCCTGCGCGACCGGCTCCCCAATGGCAGCCTGTGCCTCATCTCCCAGGACGACTACTACAGGCCCAAGCACGAACAGGCCCTGGATGCCAACGGCCGGGTGAACTTCGACCTGCCCACCGCCATCGACCTGGATGCGCTGGTGCGCGATGTCCAACTGCTGGTGGCCGGCGACACCCTGGTCCGGACGGAGTACACCTTCAACCAGGAGGGCCGCGAACCCCGACGCATCGAGATCGCTCCGGCCCCGGTGATCGTGGTGGAAGGCCTTTTCGTGCTCCACCATGAACCGCTCCGTGAGCTGTTCGACCTGCGCGTGTTCGTGGAGGCCCGCCTGGACACCCAGCTGCGACGGCGTTTGGAGCGCGACCGCGTGGAACGTGGCTATGGCGCCGAGGAGGTGCTCTACCAATGGGAGCACCATGTGCTGCCCGCCTACCGCAACTACCTGGAGCCCTACCGCCACCACTGCGACCTGCACGTGGTGAACGAACAAGCGTTGACCCGCTCCTTGGAGGTCCTGGGCGACCACCTGCACAAGGCCGCCGAGCGCGTGGCCCCGCTGACGCTTCAGTCCCTGTAG
- a CDS encoding Omp28-related outer membrane protein, which translates to MRTLYTLLAAAPLSAFGQSLVSTQPELRTALLEDFTGIHCQYCPEGHTVAAAIEASAPDRVVIVGVHAGPYATPGTGEPDFRTQAGTDIDAHFTIAGYPAGVINRHLFNGADDLGRGQWEGAVNEILGLSSPVNLGVESSFDAVSRDLTVNVVAYYTDNSPAGNDFISVLLKESDIIGPQTSTGGNIPNYNHEHVLRAYITPTWGDEVTTTTAGTTVTRTYTYNVPVDFDIAHCEVVAFISEDQSEVYQVREVMADGGTTLLIGGLDGPTTPYAAGTSGSSTAFGATFTNALGADGPFTVTLASTDAPADWSAGFTVMGNAYTGSATVTFANGTPEAIAVDIQPGASAGVATYTLTVASVDEPNAPVLFELMHVISGVTDLVITNPQAEPHDPLYMAGLAAANQAGRAKTSRALFGGFAGAGALGDVNNLYYNVSWTFPSLTDDVVAQLEAFLDGGGNLMIAGQDIGWDQSGDPNAYGTAITQAFYEDYMYADYVADGSTANSSVNFEDNDVVFGGVPNSNINNVFQGNSYPEEITPIAPAVPILRYNNPSKIGGLRVQTATYKLVYFGVGPEQMTTASVGEQMVKLSHDWFYGLVNVEDLDAAFGGSLWPVPADGELNVALEQPVTAWQVIDAAGRSVLSPRTVTATDRLVVNVSGLANGAYSLVVTAADGRRAARSFTVAH; encoded by the coding sequence ATGAGAACACTGTACACCTTGCTGGCGGCCGCCCCCTTGTCGGCCTTCGGCCAATCGCTGGTCTCCACCCAGCCGGAGCTGCGCACCGCCCTGCTGGAGGATTTCACCGGCATCCATTGCCAGTACTGCCCCGAAGGGCATACCGTGGCGGCGGCCATCGAGGCTTCGGCACCTGACCGCGTCGTCATCGTGGGCGTGCACGCCGGCCCCTACGCCACGCCGGGCACCGGGGAGCCGGATTTCCGCACCCAGGCAGGCACCGACATCGACGCCCATTTCACCATCGCGGGCTACCCGGCGGGTGTCATCAACCGCCACCTCTTCAACGGCGCGGATGACCTGGGTCGCGGCCAGTGGGAAGGCGCCGTGAACGAGATCCTCGGTCTCAGCTCTCCGGTGAACCTGGGCGTGGAGAGCAGCTTCGACGCCGTTTCGCGCGACCTCACGGTGAACGTGGTGGCCTACTACACGGACAACAGCCCGGCAGGCAACGACTTCATCAGCGTGCTGTTGAAGGAGAGCGACATCATCGGCCCGCAGACCAGCACGGGTGGCAACATCCCCAACTACAACCACGAGCATGTGCTGCGCGCCTACATCACGCCCACGTGGGGCGATGAGGTGACCACCACCACGGCGGGCACCACCGTGACGCGCACGTACACCTACAACGTTCCGGTCGACTTCGACATCGCGCACTGCGAGGTGGTGGCGTTCATCAGCGAGGACCAGAGCGAGGTGTATCAGGTGCGCGAGGTGATGGCCGATGGCGGCACCACCTTGCTGATCGGCGGCCTGGACGGACCGACCACGCCCTATGCCGCAGGGACCAGCGGCTCATCCACCGCCTTCGGCGCCACGTTCACGAACGCCCTGGGCGCGGATGGACCGTTCACCGTCACGCTCGCCAGCACCGATGCCCCGGCCGATTGGTCCGCGGGCTTCACCGTGATGGGCAACGCATACACCGGCAGCGCCACGGTGACCTTCGCCAACGGAACGCCCGAGGCCATCGCCGTCGACATCCAACCCGGCGCCAGCGCGGGTGTGGCCACCTACACCCTCACGGTGGCCTCGGTGGATGAACCCAACGCGCCGGTCCTGTTCGAGCTGATGCACGTGATCAGCGGCGTCACCGACCTGGTGATCACCAACCCGCAGGCCGAGCCGCACGATCCCCTGTACATGGCCGGACTGGCCGCCGCCAACCAGGCCGGCCGCGCCAAGACCAGCCGCGCGCTGTTCGGGGGCTTCGCCGGTGCCGGTGCGCTGGGAGACGTGAACAACCTCTATTACAACGTCAGCTGGACCTTCCCCAGTCTCACGGACGATGTGGTGGCCCAGCTCGAAGCCTTCCTGGATGGCGGTGGCAACCTGATGATCGCCGGCCAGGACATCGGCTGGGACCAGAGCGGTGACCCCAACGCGTACGGCACGGCCATCACCCAGGCCTTTTACGAGGACTACATGTACGCGGACTATGTGGCGGATGGCAGCACGGCGAACAGTTCGGTGAACTTCGAGGACAACGATGTGGTGTTCGGCGGGGTGCCCAACTCGAACATCAACAACGTGTTCCAGGGCAACAGCTATCCGGAGGAGATCACGCCCATCGCTCCGGCCGTGCCCATCCTGCGCTACAACAACCCCAGCAAGATCGGCGGACTGCGGGTGCAGACCGCTACCTACAAGCTGGTGTACTTCGGCGTGGGCCCCGAGCAGATGACCACCGCCAGCGTGGGCGAGCAGATGGTGAAGCTGAGCCACGACTGGTTCTATGGCCTGGTGAACGTGGAGGACCTGGATGCCGCCTTCGGCGGATCCCTCTGGCCGGTGCCGGCGGATGGCGAACTGAACGTGGCGCTCGAGCAGCCCGTCACCGCCTGGCAGGTGATCGACGCCGCGGGTCGTTCGGTGCTGAGCCCGCGCACGGTGACCGCCACCGACCGCTTGGTGGTGAACGTTTCGGGACTGGCGAACGGGGCGTATTCGCTGGTGGTGACCGCGGCCGACGGACGGCGCGCAGCGCGCAGCTTCACGGTGGCGCACTGA